acagagacaggaaatgtggggcaGAGAGAAGAGGGTAGACAAACATCAGAGGTTAGAGGTAGGGACTTGAACCTGTGGACGATGCGTTGAGAACTAATAGCTTCTGTATACGGAGCGCCTGCTCTACTGACTAAGCTAAACCAGCAACAGTGGAAATTATctgaaaatgtccttttcttaaaaaaacacaccccaTAAGGAAAGACCAACATATAGCAGCAGCTATATTTTAATCCTTTAACACACAGGATGTCATATATGAATTGAGTCCACTCATTTCTCTTTAACAGAGTAGATCACTTTTTTCACAGGCCAAAGCTTTGCAGTGGAACGTGCACTTTGAagtatacaaataaaatgtttttaacattattCATCAAACTTTTATGGGGCTCCCCATTACACATATCTTTCATCAACCAGCCCAGATACATTCAAACTTAGATTTTTAACAGGCCTGAGTAGTGTTTCACTTACGCGTTGAGCATGATTTTGCAGAGCAGCATGTATTTGAGGGCTGTGATGGCTCTGGGGCTGTCAATGGAGTCGTAGCCCTCAAACGCCTCATAGAAGTAAGAATAAGCCGTCTTCCaatctttctcctctgctgcgTGAATGATCCCTGAAAAATCAACCAAAACATTCGTGTCATTGTTAAGTTAACTGCAACCACAAAGCAACAGATTCCACTCTTGTTTATCTGTTCAAGACGTAAACATACGAGGGTCCTGCAGCAAAAGCTACAGTGTCGTTCCTGCTTTGTACCTGACTGCATGTCTAAAGCTGCTTGCAGTTTGGGCGGGCAGTAGATGGCATTGGCGGTTGTTCTGGCAGACGTAAGGGCGGCACGGGCTTTGGGCAAGTTACTGAGTGCATGGTATGTTTTACTTTCCAGCAGCTGAACCTCCACAAGCAGGGCTTTGTCGTCCATCTttttcagctcctgcagcaactgGGAGCCTGCAGAAGGAGGGAAGTTTACAGTCAAAGCAGCGCTTTCAGGCCTTTTCTTAAACTTCCTTCAAAGGAATAATTAAACATGTATTATACGTTTTTAGTCCACAAATGATTTAATGCAGGatttcaaaacaacatttcaaggTTGTATTCTTCATCCACCCCTTACTAATTTTCAGACACGCTTTCCATTGTCCATTATAACAATCTGTAATTGTCTAAAGTAGATTTAAGACTTACCAAGTTGTAGTGCCTCCTGGTAGCACTTTGTGTCGAAATACAGGGAGATGAGACGAGCCTGAGGAGAGAGGTCAACATGTCAAGGTTCTTGTTAACATAGTATTTGTTCAAATGCAACTCCAGTGTTTTTGCCAAATATTTCTtcacatctgttttgatttataaGGATTCCTTAAGTATAGATAGTTTACTTATTGTTGCCTTCAGCCAGTTAGCACACTTAGTTTCACTTCTGAAAGCTTAGAGCTTTGGCGAAGCGTTGGTGCTCCTACAGTGCTGCTCCCACCAGCACAGGAGTGTCGAACTGCAATGCACTTGTTTCGAAATGTAGCAATTCTCACCTCTAGTGCCTGTCTGAGGAAGGTCCTCTTCTCAGCCTTGGCCCACTCTATGCACTCCAGGCAGAGCTCGACCTCCTGGCCTGTGGCAGCCTCCATGTCCAGGAAAAGGTCCAGCAAGGAGCGGACCAACCGGGCTGCCTTTGCCTTTGAGATGGAATTGAGGAAGGGCCGTACATACTTCAGCAGACCCCCGAGCTCTAAGGATAGGACGGGAAGAAATTaagtcaaaaatgtttaattagaAGACAGCTGAAACTAATCTATATTATCAATATAGATTAGTTTCAAGCTGTCTGCAAACAAGAACCAGTACaaggaagacttttttttgctgattaCTGATGATTTCTGAGAGCACAATGTCCACTTAAGAACGTTTCCTAACTAAAACAGGAGGAGTCTCTAAAAAGTGTGTTGTATGTTCGACCCCTTGTACTCGTCATTTGCAGTTGTACCATTACACATATGGAAAACACAACAGGAAGAATACTTGTGCAAGACACTTTAAGTCCTACTCAGACGTTTGGAAAAATCTGCAGGCGGCCAATCAGAGACTCTAATGGAGTCCTGTATGTAAACAGAGAATGATTCTAGTCAGCACCCGGACATGTGAAGTGCCACTTCATTGGACAAAGTTCACTTTTTCCTGTTCTACTGTTGTGTTGAATCACAGCGCTTCCTCTGGCCCAAATGTGAGGCAGGAACAAACTTTTCATCAAAGTCCCCTCAAGCTATGACCTTCAATAGCTACTACCTCCCTCACACAAGTGATTCATggctggggtttttttttttttcaaacaagatcAGTAGATGTCTTACAGAGGGGTTTTTGACAGAGATAATAACTAAAGAACCAGTTGCTTatactgccctacaaaggcaaaaaagaCCTTAACTCGCCAGAGTGtagaactgagaaaaatgactttaaagtatttttgttgtccagccaaatgagttgcagacagaatattggaaatgtggcaattctttgtctttttaataatgttattaatgttgacaaaaatatttagctcaaacatgacctttgacccttatttggaagttaaggtactCTGCCTTTGCATTGCCTGTATAATAATACGGGGTCATGCCAAGGCAAAAGGCATTAACTTCCATTTGATACTGTATTTCACTTGGTTGCatggttaaaataacacaaccaacactatttattttctacactTTAGTCAAGCaactgtgtgtgtcagaattgcttgatgacagatattaaaacaaaggcatatcaccttaactccactgcagtaaaacagtaacttcactttgatccgcagcaaaacaaaggcagaagaccTCAACTCAGATTGAGCGTTCCTGAATGCTGCAGTTCAAAGGCAAAGACCCCTTACGAGTGAAGTTACTGGACTCTGCCTTGGTTTCTCgagggcttttggaagttaaggcaaaCACAACCGACTATTTTctcaaaagaacaacacaattGACTCAAGATATTTGTCCACAAaataaagcacatctgtaatgttccaaaaatgacaaaaactcatttttgaaaaaaaaatgtctagaaGTATAAACTATTAAAATCCTGTTTATTCCCCAGGATCAGTACTCATGTGACACGACTGGGTTGCAAATTGTATTGATGGGTGAATTGGACAATACCCTATTTATAacgctatgtgtgtgtgtgtgtgtgtctgtggctgGTTGTGTGAACATGATGTCCTGTTACCTGCAGCTTGCCCAGTCTTTGCCAGCAACCCACCCAGCTCCAGGATGCTTTGCTCTTTAACACGAACAGCCTCCTCATCACTCTCCTGGATGTCCCGCTTCACTACAACACACaaacgatgatgatgatgataatgatgtaATCAGATCCGTACCAACAGGAATCACCGCGATATACAAACTATACTGATACTAAACAGAGCATTAATGATCAATCGAGTTTAATCTGTTCTGATTGGATGGCAAGCCGCCAAATGGTTAAATAGCGAACCTGtcaaaccataaaaaaaaggaggttaTTGTTAATGACAGCTTCGTAGCTACGCTTTAATAACccagacaaagaaaacaacagcacatTTGCATTAAACAAAATGAGTGTGGTTAGAGAGTGAACTCAGTTTCACGTTGATTTCCTTGTCGGCCTGACACCTGACAAGACGAGgcatagcatgctaacaacgcTGGCTGCATGCTAACGTTAAACTAGCCAGCTgtcaccccccccaccccaagtCCCTGTCAAATGAATGAGCCAGagcagctaacattagcacgtcTGATAAGCTTGCCGGTGTGTTGCTAACCGGCTAGCCCACTGCTGCTGACTCACTGTGCAAGctaggagagaaaaagagacggCCAGCACTAGGCAAGCTAACTTAGCTTAGCTGCTAAGTAGCTAACAGCATCATATGGCTAACTTGGCTACTTCACAAAGGAGACCTGGCTGTTGCAGCTTCTTCTTTGTCACACCGCGATATTATTTTCCTCACATTTGGCATAAAGcgttggttatatttacctatAGAATGTAAAATATCGATAGAGGCATTCCGGTCTGTTCCAAGAAGAGACTGTGCTCTCTGAAACTCAGCCACTGCCGCGGCTGCCATCTTTCCTCTGCCTGCCTCCGCTGCGCCCGGCCGGGATGTTTTCCGGTCAGGTTCGCGTACAATGGGCGGAGCAAtgccgccccctgctggtgatgCTGAGTACCGCCTTGACTGGGAGCGAAGCCGTACTGTAAATGTGAAGGCAGAGGGCATGTCTGAAACGAACgaaaatgtctttctttgaaacgtttttagaaaataataataataataataataaaattgtGACATTCAGGCAAAGACCATCAGCAACACGACTGATTATTTCTATACAGTTATTTGTAATGcctgttaaagctcctgtgggaCAGGTGTCAGATGAGGTggttagaatagaatagaatagattcactttattgatcccaaactgggaaattgtggcgttacagcagcaggttatccaaacacacaatatgagtaaaaaacacaatgttagcaaatctaaacacaatataatattaactacaaagtaaataagtactaaaagatatcaaaaataagaatgtgaatatacaCAACTAGGATTtcactaagcattactagtcttaaataggaagattacaTATGGAAGAtttaatgtaaatgtgcaaaaacagagttgtaaatggttgtaaatgaaatatgaaagatttaatgtaaatgtgcaaaaacagagttgtaaatggacagcattgacataagttaaagtgcatgagtgcaGACATATTATAAgtagaaactatacaatataacggcgagtagacagccaaatgaagtgaacatgagtgcagggataacttgtaaatttaaacatgtgcagaacagattacagtatggagagacagatattgtcatcatgacagttctctgctcgcatgaggtgagctgttacAGGTTGGCTCCTGTTGTCAAATGAGTATTATATGGGGAGCAATTTTTCATCACAAAATACTACTTAGCCAGCCTACACATTAACAAAATCAGCACAGCGATGAGGTCCCATTTTGCCCAAAGGGGGCGCCTAAATCGccgcaaataaaaaaatatccagTGGCTTTAATGATGTCTTATGAATCATGCCCTCTATGATCATGCCATACAAATAACGGTGGTGTTCATGATAAGAGAGGAGATATGAGTAATCTTTATCTCATTGTCATTTGTAATAGTGTTTCATTGATTTGATTGTTCTAAAAATTAAAACTACTTCCACAGCCATTTCTTTCCTCATcgatatgaaaaaaaagattgcattTCAGTTAAACTAGATttttaaagaggttcttatGTGGGGAGAATATAGTATCCATAATTAGTGTTGTTAGTAGCACTACTGGCATGTGTATGTCTCCAGAGCTTAATatgttgctgcagaaaaaagaatTCTGTTCACCCATAACATTTAGTTAAACAAGAGCAGCAAAAGATCATTTTTGGccccacattaaaaaaatatatagcacagaatatattcatatataatGCATCTTCTGCATCACTCAATTTCTATGTGCACTTGATTTGTAGCTTTCTTAGCTTAAGCTGGAATCACCTTTAGACAGAATTAGCTGGAGTAAAGTCTCAAGTTGACTCAGTAAGAAAGGAGAGCAGTCCGATTCCAATTCTTAAACTTGACTTTATTGCACAAGTTTTAATAAAGCAACTTGGTGATACTAAAAAGACACTGGCACATCTTGATCAACACTTAAATAGGACCATTGGTATGAAATAGTAGTAAGGGATGGAAGTATACATGATGATTAAACCATCCActcattaaatataaaaaaaaaaatagcctttATTTAATCAACATAAAAACTCTCATTCATAGCTTGTGAGTGAGTACACTCATGGCAGGAGCAGCATCTTTCACAGGACAATGGACAGGTAGTCACAAACCtgaaagcaaagaaaagaacaatTAACATGTTTTGTACAGACTGGAGAATATATATCTGTCTGCAGAAATAATAAGGACATAAAGCACTTAGATACGACGTTAAGATCTGAGGGGGAATGACATTTTCTGTGGCAGGGACTTTTAGAGAGATACGTTTTTCTAGCAGCATGAGATTTTCTTTTCGTCTTACGAacatccaacaaaaaaaaacatcttcaaaagCAACAGTTGACTGTGCAGCACCTGGCAGCTAATCATCAGGTTGGGAgagctgctgtctgtgtttggaGCAACAGAGAAAACAGGGTTGTGAAGACAGTCCTCCATGTGCTCCGACACCCTGGACTCCAGAAGTTGGCGCAGGACATCCGCCGTGATGTTCTGATTCTGAGGATAAGATTATAAATgtttggatgaaaaaaaacatcttttttttttgtcagtgtatCACAATTTAAAGTAGCTTTATATTTGTCAGATTTAATCTTTTTGGGGGGTTGGAGGCTATGAATTCTGTAAACAGGATATAATGTTGCAACTGAGTTAGTGGTAAGCTGTGAGCTACTCCTACAGTGTTACTATTGTCGTCTGTATTCGTTTATATTTTGCAAATGTTCACCATTTTAAGTGTGCTGAATCTTTTATTAGTAGCACCTATCGATGTACAGGCAAGCAAACATTACATGATGACATGATTTAACttttgctgcctcttggccgggactcccttgaaaaagaggtttttaacgtcaatgggactttcctggataaataaaggttaagtaaataaaaaatgactctTAAGCAAACTCTGAATTTTTTAAGGACAATTTTTTCTTGATTTCTTAGCACACTTGATGTTTAAGCGTGCAGGATATGAAAGATATACCTTGCTAAATTAAATAAGTCAAAGATCATGTTGTGTTCAGATTTTCCTAAGTGGTGACTCACTAGAGAAGTACGACAACTTTTTAATCAAAACTGCGCATTTGTTCTAAAAACCACAAACGCAACCTTCTAATCAGTTAACCAATCCAGCTGAGGGAAGagtctttatttataaaaaagtaAGAATTTAACGAGCAAACCTTAGTGTTAATGTACAGTCCACAGGGGCAGGAGATGAAATGGCTGTTGATGTTTAAGTTCCTCCtaagaaacacaagaagaaaggtgacatttcaaaaacaagacagcagagacagagacattttttaaagcatcagGTGACAGCAGTCTAATCTTTGACTCACGTGTGACATATGGGGCATATAATATTCATCTCCTCCATCCCCTCCACAACTGATGATATGTACTGCTGTTCAAACTGAAGGTTTCTCTCGTACTCCTCAATGATGGACATTTCTGTGGCACAGAGAAAGTAACACACAGCTTGATTAAAAAAGGCGCCTCCTTGTTTTCAGCAGATTTAAGGAAATGTGCTGCACCACGCATTTGCATTTACTTCAAAAGACATGCAGTGAATCTTCTATGTGAGGTAATATCTACAGTCTTGAGTTTGTACGGACTGCCACTACAGAAATGTAATACCATGAGACAAGAGCTCCTGTTGGATCTCTTCCAGAACCGCCAGTTCATCGTACTCCTTCATGACACTGAAGATCTGTTTGTGATAAAAGAAAGAAGATTTacttactgcacattgcacaagtttaccttttctttacattttatttaccattgtgcacaatttagaatttattactgtaaatattatttatcttacttttacctcattttattttaccttattttggttgcaTTGCACCGTgagacggagacaaacgcaatttcgattccactgtatgtctggcatattttggaattgacaataaagttgactttgactttgaagacCTTTAATTGGTTTTTAAACTCAGACAGCAGAGATGGTAGCTGCTGTGTCCCTCTGTTCTAGATAATAACTTCTCAAGTCTTTGCCCACTTTTTGAGTCTTTCATTATtacgttttttgttgtttttttttttttaaacaatgtaaatgatcttttatttcttcaaagAATCCGACTAGTTTTTCTttaaggtctctctctctctctctctctctctctctctctctctctctctctctctctctctctctctctctctctctctctctctctctctctctctctctctctctctctctctctctctctctctctctctctctctctctctctctctctctctctctctctctgaccaaAGCATCTGACTGAAAGcaacacaagagagagagagagaagacagcaAGAGACAGCTGCAGGAACATAAGACATCCGGGTACTGATGGACTGTTTATTAGAAGGGACAAAGTGGGAGAGACAAACCTCTGCTATGCCGTCCGGCCCCCACAGGGAAGGCAGTCTCCGGTCCTCTGACTGGAGGGCGCCCcactcctcctccatcacctcctgcaCGATGATGGAGGAAGCCCCGGAGCCGCagagctgctgactctgtcccATCAGACGGTATCTATCCAGCAGCCTCGACCGGCTGCTCTTCAGTCTGTCCACACAGCGCTGGAAATTgtacgcaaaaaaaaaagaacagaaggaCATTAAAGTAGAACCCGGAGGCGCCCGACAAGCTAGCCGGCTAACATTTGATTTTCTCACCTTTCGGTACGTTTCTTTCCATGGCGGAGTCGTCCCCTTATAAAGTGAACGATGTCTGTGTAACGCATCCATCTGCACGCTATCAGCAAGTGTAAAGCAACATACACGCACTGATTTGTTCAAGCGAACTGCCTAAACTTGGAGGAagacttcaaaaacaaaacattgcgCTGTAAACCATCTTTTAACCCCCATGTCCCGGAAGTTGACGACCGCTTCCGGGAAGTGCATGACGGGTAATGTagtttaatgaaaacaaaaactgctgAGCTGCTGCGAGCACTCCTGAACAAAGctggaaataattaaaaagcaaGAGCCAAAACAACCAACCTCCAACTAGAGATccccaaaacaacaaaaccctTTCGTTTAGGGGaatgtcttgttttgtgtgttttataaatAGTATGAACTGAATGCTCAGGCAGGGGAAGCAATGTGGTGCATAGGCTATTTAGTGTAATTATTAGATCTTACAACATGTTGAGTTGTCACCAGGGAACATGGAAGGATGGATGAGGAACTTACGGCTAGTGAATGAGTACGCCctaattaaatcaaatgtagaaatcatTTATCAGTTTATTATAAACTGTCAAATGAGTGACAAATAATGAAAGAATTACTTAATAAATTGTTTGAAGTATTCCCTGTATTAATTCTAATGGAGGACCATAAATAACTTAATGATGAGTTACTGGAGAAGTGATTGTTAGATTCTACATAAATGGCTCTTAAAGTGAAGGGATGCATCACACTGAGTTAGTTCCTCATACCTGAGCACAAAGTCATGGACTTACTCCATACTGGAAATATGAGTTATTTTCTAAAGAAAGCCCAAAATATTTTTCCTGACTTTGGGACtaacactttatttacaaaattaacttgcagaaaaacaaaaaacaaatgttgtttaAGATTAACCAAATTCTGGTTGATATTAACATAATTCACAGTGTTTTCAGAAACTCAGGTTAAGCCCTCCCTTAATGCTCCAGAGCgccaacatttttaaacttccCCAAACACATGAATATGTACTGCCTAACTTATGGCAGCCTAACTTTCAACAGAGAGAGATTGGAGAGAGGACACATCTTTAT
This Labrus bergylta chromosome 16, fLabBer1.1, whole genome shotgun sequence DNA region includes the following protein-coding sequences:
- the LOC110000177 gene encoding 26S proteasome non-ATPase regulatory subunit 11A — encoded protein: MAAAAVAEFQRAQSLLGTDRNASIDILHSIVKRDIQESDEEAVRVKEQSILELGGLLAKTGQAAELGGLLKYVRPFLNSISKAKAARLVRSLLDLFLDMEAATGQEVELCLECIEWAKAEKRTFLRQALEARLISLYFDTKCYQEALQLGSQLLQELKKMDDKALLVEVQLLESKTYHALSNLPKARAALTSARTTANAIYCPPKLQAALDMQSGIIHAAEEKDWKTAYSYFYEAFEGYDSIDSPRAITALKYMLLCKIMLNAPEDVQALISGKLALRYAGRQTDSLKCVALASKNRSLADFEQALTEYKAELRDDPIISNHLTKLYDNLLEQNLIRVIEPFSRVQIAHISSLIKLSKGDVERKLSQMILDKKFHGILDQGEGVLIVFEEPVVDKTYEVALETIQNMSKVVDSLYNKAKKLT
- the rpain gene encoding RPA-interacting protein; protein product: MDALHRHRSLYKGTTPPWKETYRKRCVDRLKSSRSRLLDRYRLMGQSQQLCGSGASSIIVQEVMEEEWGALQSEDRRLPSLWGPDGIAEIFSVMKEYDELAVLEEIQQELLSHEMSIIEEYERNLQFEQQYISSVVEGMEEMNIICPICHTRNLNINSHFISCPCGLYINTKNQNITADVLRQLLESRVSEHMEDCLHNPVFSVAPNTDSSSPNLMISCQVCDYLSIVL